The following proteins are co-located in the Betta splendens chromosome 9, fBetSpl5.4, whole genome shotgun sequence genome:
- the LOC114863097 gene encoding zinc finger protein 260-like → MAASDKGTIEKEIKEEKQEWVLMNPSQLNVRIKEDEGHEFTNQDPYRHEVKEEKLDPEFVDQQHWSCGVKQEKQDSDVMNYDQIIIKSDIKEETQDPDISDQNHIKSDIKEQPQYPNISDHNYHRVRINEQNSNQDHRSYIGARPEDKQEYRGRRASRLYLYRQNDQAFTRPSKLKNHQMVNFGEKPYSCDKCGNTFNARSSLKIHQLIHTEERPCTCTEYGEAFRQPKHLKIHCPVHTGEKSHSCEQCGKAFLSRSRFLRHKRVHTGEKPYSCEKCGKAFSCLSHLLGHQRVHTGEKPHSCEQCGKAFSSRSLLLEHQHVHTGEKPYSCQQCGKAFDWISAVQAHQRVHTGKKPYWCEQCGKGFSSRRSLLKHQQIHTREKSHSCEHCGKAFSSKSLFLKHQRVHARVKRHSCEQCRKAFSSRSLLERHQRIHTGEKPYSCEQCGKGFAEMGNLRQHQRVHTGEKHHWCEQCGKAFSRIRYLLKHQRVHTGEKPYSCEQCGRAFSLLSALRIHQRDRACEKPHTCAECGKGFCLISELLRHQRVHTRVKHHSCEYCEKAFSFINDLHVHQRIHTGEKPYSCEQCGKAFSVLSSLRTHQRRHTGEKPYSCQQCGKSFTNRRSLLIHKCVYTGEKRF, encoded by the exons ATGGCGGCTTCAGACAAAGGCACGATCgagaaggaaataaaagaagaaaaacaagagtgGGTTTTGATGAACCCGAGTCAGTTAAACGTCAGAATTAAAGAGGACGAGGGCCACGAGTTTACCAACCAGGATCCGTACAGGCACGAGGTAAAGGAGGAGAAGTTAGACCCGGAATTTGTAGACCAGCAACACTGGAGCTGTGGTGTGAAGCAGGAGAAACAGGACTCGGATGTTATGAACTATGACCAGATCATCATCAAGAGCgacattaaagaggaaaccCAAGATCCGGATATCAGCGACCAGAACCACATCAAGAGCGACATTAAAGAACAGCCCCAATATCCAAATATTAGCGACCACAACTACCACAGAGTTAGAATAAATGAACAGAACTCTAATCAGGACCATCGGAGCTACATCGGAGCTAGACCCGAAGATAAACAG GAATACAGAGGAAGAAGGGCTTCAAGGCTGTATCTCTATCGGCAAAATGACCAAGCCTTCACCAGACCATCAAAGTTAAAAAATCATCAGATGGTTAATTttggagagaaaccatacagcTGTGACAAGTGTGGCAATACCTTTAATGCAAGAAGTAGCCTAAAGATCCATCAGCTAATTCATACAGAAGAAAGGCCATGCACCTGCACCGAATATGGAGAAGCTTTCCGCCAACCAAAGCATTTGAAAATCCACTGTcctgttcacactggagagaaaagtcactcatgtgaacagtgtggaaaagcatttttaaGCAGGAGTCGTTTCTTGAGacacaaacgtgttcacactggagagaaaccttattcctgtgaaaagtgtggaaaagcattctcttgCCTCAGTCACTTACTGggacaccaacgtgttcacactggagaaaaacctcactcgtgtgaacagtgtggaaaagcattttctagCAGGAGTCTTTTACTGgaacaccaacatgttcacactggagagaaaccttactcatgtcAACAGTGTGGGAAAGCATTCGATTGGATCAGTGCCGTGCAGGCAcatcaacgtgttcacactggaaagAAACCCTattggtgtgaacagtgtggaaaaggaTTTTCTAGCAGACGTAGTTTACTGAAACACCAACAAATTCACACAAGAGAGAAatctcactcatgtgaacactgtggaaaagcattttcaagcAAGAGTCTTTTCCTGAAACACCAGCGTGTTCACGCTAGAGTGAAAcgtcactcatgtgaacagtgtagAAAAGCATTTTCTAGCAGGAGTCTTTTAGAAAgacaccaacgtattcacactggagagaaaccttactcatgtgaacagtgtggaaaagggTTCGCTGAGATGGGTAACTTGCGGCAAcatcaacgtgttcacactggagagaaacatcactggtgtgaacagtgtggaaaagcattctctcggaTCCGTTACCTGCTAAAAcatcaacgtgttcacactggagagaaaccttactcatgtgaacagtgtggaagaGCGTTTTCTCTGCTCAGTGCTTTACGGATACACCAACGTGATCGCGCTTGTGAGAAACCTCACACATGTGCAGAGTGTGGAAAAGGGTTCTGTTTGATCAGTGAGTTATTgagacaccaacgtgttcacactagAGTGAAGCATCACTCGTGTGAATATTGTGAAAAAGCTTTCTCTTTTATCAATGATTTGCATGtacaccaacgtattcacaccGGGGAGAAACCTTACtcttgtgaacagtgtggaaaagcgttctctGTACTCAGTTCTTTACGGACACACCAACGTAggcacactggagagaaaccttactcatgtcAACAGTGTGGAAAATCATTTACTAACAGAAGAAGTTTACTGATACACAAATGTGTTTACACTGGAGAGAAGCGTTTCTGA